A genome region from Brassica oleracea var. oleracea cultivar TO1000 chromosome C2, BOL, whole genome shotgun sequence includes the following:
- the LOC106323086 gene encoding uncharacterized protein LOC106323086, translated as MVVNCFKHHEMYIRLQGLQIALATVLPNAEHRVCSRHVYGIWKKKFGDLDYKPFFWKVAYSYTKGEYKLHMDELLLYDREAYDALLAAEPEHWCQAFFSKTGRSANCNNLSESFNRTIKKARELPFINMLETIRRQAMMRISRRFKRADKYIMQFPQRIAYVLEMNRKNSKDFQIMLVYLATMQFVPSMTFVENQKSMLLTTIKLQCG; from the exons ATGGTAGTAAACTGTTTTAAGCACCATGAAATGTATATTCGTTTGCAGGGTTTACAAATTGCTCTTGCTACTGTTCTCCCAAATGCTGAGCATAGGGTATGTTCAAGGCATGTGTATGGAATTTGGAAGAAAAAGTTTGGGGATCTTGACTATAAGCCTTTCTTCTGGAAAGTGGCATATAGTTACACTAAAGGAGAGTATAAACTGCACATGGATGAGCTGCTTTTATATGACAGAGAGGCGTATGATGCATTGTTGGCTGCAGAACCAGAACATTGGTGTCAAGCTTTCTTCTCAAAAACTGGAAGGTCGGCTAATTGCAACAACCTTTCAGAAAGCTTCAACCGGACCATCAAAAAGGCTAGAGAATTGCCTTTTATTAATATGTTGGAAACCATCAGAAGACAAGCCATGATGCGTATTTCTCGTAGGTTTAAGAGGGCAGACAAGTACATAATGCAGTTCCCGCAAAGAATAGCATATGTGTTGGAGATGAATAGAAAAAACAGCAAAGACTTCCAAATCATG TTGGTATACCTTGCAACCATGCAATTTGTGCCATCAATGACATTCGTTGAAAACCAGAAGA GTATGTTGTTAACTACTATAAAACTCCAGTGTGGATAG
- the LOC106323085 gene encoding uncharacterized protein LOC106323085 codes for MSHSEPFMKMHITYGGLMSLEENKFSYSGGRLAKDYRIDPDLMTWSIFQEFTEKQGVANGVEKIWYRLPSENISAARRIYKDKDNEIRKMCSKVAEVGEVYVYIEHGLSPPIMGNASDIEAHLAGGDDGEDADNEKEDEEEEEEVSDGELGPEENNDDEVGNDENRESESEYENGNAGEEHVNERDGQPSEDEAEIVGDGAVLDARLKKLFASAEEEAMKVYDTTHVCGESSSDSENEEENVTGVCEYLDSPVDTDEEWENFKNKDGRRTCRKGKRSVTNYDNPPYLWLMQTFNNGDAFKDQLLRYVLKNQYDVKLNRWDSTKQAAICTEPKCDWRIYCSVEKPIRKWKVKVYEDKHNHVPTGRARMLKQGTIAKLFKEEARRSPDIRSAYIKDELIHMYNVSVSIYKCRKARRIALDMVLENQKQQFSKLWDYEAELL; via the exons ATGAG TCACAGCGAACCTTTCATGAAGATGCACATTACTTATGGAGGGTTGATGTCGCTTGAAGAGAATAAGTTCTCTTATTCTGGTGGAAGGTTGGCGAAGGATTATCGCATAGATCCAGATTTGATGACTTGGTCAATTTTCCAGGAATTCACAGAAAAACAAGGAGTTGCAAATGGCGTGGAGAAAATTTGGTATAGACTACCGAGTGAGAACATTTCAGCTGCAAGACGCATATACAAAGACAAGGACAACGAGATCAGAAAGATGTGTTCAAAAGTAGCAGAAGTGGGTGAAGTTTATGTGTACATCGAGCATGGTTTGTCTCCACCAATTATGGGTAATGCTTCTGATATAGAAGCACATTTGGCTGGTGGAGATGATGGTGAAGATGCTGATAATGAAAAAGAAGATGAAGAAGAAGAAGAAGAGGTTTCTGATGGTGAGTTAGGTCCAGAAGAAAACAATGATGATGAGGTTGGTAATGATGAAAATAGAGAGTCTGAAAGTGAATATGAGAATGGAAATGCTGGTGAAGAGCATGTTAATGAAAGAGATGGTCAGCCATCTGAAGATGAAGCTGAAATTGTAGGTGATGGAGCTGTACTAGATGCTAGATTAAAAAAATTGTTTGCAAGTGCTGAAGAGGAAGCAATGAAAGTGTACGATACTACTCATGTATGTGGTGAGTCTAGCTCAGATAGTGAAAATGAAGAGGAGAATGTAACTGGGGTTTGTGAATATCTGGATTCTCCAGTTGATACTGATGAAGAGTGGGAAAACTTTAAGAACAAAGATGGTAGACGCACGTGTAGGAAAGGAAAAAGAAGCGTGACTAACTATGACAACCCACCATACTTGTGGCTAATGCAGACGTTTAACAACGGAGACGCGTTCAAAGATCAATTGTTGAGGTATGTTCTGAAAAATCAGTATGATGTGAAGCTTAATAGGTGGGACTCTACAAAACAAGCAGCAATATGCACTGAGCCAAAATGCGATTGGAGAATATATTGCTCTGTGGAGAAACCTATCAGAAAATGGAAGGTTAAAGTCTATGAAGACAAGCACAATCACGTGCCTACGGGAAGAGCAAGGATGCTAAAACAAGGAACTATTGCCAAGTTGTTTAAAGAGGAAGCAAGAAGAAGCCCTGACATAAGAAGTGCATACATTAAGGATGAGTTGATACACATGTACAACGTGTCGGTTTCAATTTATAAGTGCAGAAAAGCAAGAAGAATTGCATTAGATATGGTGTTGGAAAATCAGAAGCAACAATTTTCGAAGTTGTGGGACTATGAAGCCGAGTTATTGTGA
- the LOC106322876 gene encoding caffeic acid 3-O-methyltransferase-like encodes MSNHLQDPLPNYPKPVLTKEEKEIDEKMVSLQAESIVNTVAFPMVLKAALELGVIDKIAAAGNNMWLSPYEIARSLPNKPTNPEAPVLLDRMLRLLVSHSILKCRMIECKENGRIGNMEMVYATEPVCKYFLKDSDGSGSLGSLFMLLHTEVFFKTWTNLKDVILEGRDAFSSAHGMQIFEYINSDRQFAEVFDRAMSEPSIMILKKVLEVYKGFEDVNTLVDVGGGSGTTLGLVTSKYPHIKGVNFDIPHVLTNAPSYPGVEHVSGDMFIEVPKGDALFMKWILHDWSDELCIKLLKNCWKSLPENGKVIIVDLITPTEPKSGDFSSNYMFGMDMLMLTQCSGGKERSFSQLENLAFGSGFIRCEVVCGVHSYSVIEFHK; translated from the exons ATGTCAAACCATCTTCAAGACCCCTTACCCAATTACCCTAAGCCAGTTTTAACCAAAGAGGAGAAAGAAATCGACGAGAAAATGGTGAGCTTGCAAGCAGAGAGTATCGTCAACACCGTGGCTTTCCCCATGGTTCTCAAAGCTGCCTTGGAGCTTGGCGTCATTGACAAGATCGCTGCAGCAGGCAACAACATGTGGCTCTCACCGTATGAGATAGCCCGTAGTCTCCCAAACAAACCCACCAACCCGGAGGCGCCAGTGTTGCTTGACCGGATGCTGCGGTTACTCGTCAGCCACTCGATCTTGAAGTGCCGTATGATAGAATGTAAAGAAAATGGCCGAATCGGAAATATGGAGATGGTATATGCAACCGAACCGGTTTGCAAGTACTTCTTGAAAGATAGTGATGGTTCTGGTTCTCTTGGTTCTCTGTTTATGTTGCTCCACACCGAAGTGTTTTTCAAGACTTG GACAAATCTTAAAGATGTGATACTAGAAGGAAGAGATGCATTTAGCTCTGCCCACGGAATGCAAATTTTTGAATACATTAATTCAGATAGACAATTTGCTGAAGTGTTTGATCGTGCCATGTCAGAACCTTCCATCATGATTTTGAAGAAGGTTCTAGAAGTTTACAAAGGATTCGAAGACGTTAACACTTTGGTGGATGTTGGAGGAGGAAGTGGCACTACATTAGGTCTAGTCACTTCCAAGTATCCTCATATTAAGGGAGTTAATTTTGACATACCTCATGTTTTAACCAATGCTCCATCTTATCCAG GAGTGGAGCATGTCTCTGGAGACATGTTTATAGAAGTTCCCAAAGGAGATGCATTATTTATGAAA TGGATACTACATGATTGGTCGGACGAACTTTGTATAAAGCTTCTAAAAAATTGTTGGAAGAGCCTACCGGAAAATGGAAAAGTAATCATTGTAGATTTGATTACACCAACAGAACCAAAGAGTGGTGACTTTTCCTCTAACTATATGTTTGGTATGGACATGTTGATGCTAACACAATGCTCAGGTGGTAAAGAGAGATCGTTTTCGCAGTTGGAGAATTTAGCATTTGGTTCAGGTTTTATTCGGTGTGAAGTTGTTTGTGGTGTCCATTCATATTCTGTTATCGAATTCCACAAATAG